The proteins below come from a single Gossypium raimondii isolate GPD5lz chromosome 2, ASM2569854v1, whole genome shotgun sequence genomic window:
- the LOC105787432 gene encoding uncharacterized protein LOC105787432 — MKQMKLEPDTVVDKPKATPPPPPPLPRFWARKTSADSVTNREIAKFWRQKHAEEEDHLLAAIKAAARKRACNLSEEDYKCFMESLSDEDYETKQNITAPTNHSNVNGKNNEIRVGIKDWWTKSKYAYLNQPAIESTYKPRRRASTYIPNFLNYKPAPLYPTSLGVF; from the exons ATGAAGCAAATGAAGTTGGAACCTGACACTGTAGTTGATAAGCCTAAAGCAACCCCGCCGCCTCCGCCGCCACTTCCACGATTCTGGGCAAGGAAGACTAGTGCAGACAGTGTAACAAACCGAGAGATTGCTAAGTTCTGGAGGCAGAAGCATGCCGAGGAAGAGGATCACCTCCTAGCTGCCATCAAAGCTGCAGCACGCAAAAGGGCATGCAATCTTTCG GAGGAAGACTACAAATGTTTCATGGAGTCACTAAGTGATGAAGATTATGAAACTAAGCAGAATATCACAGCCCCAACTAATCACAGCAATGTCAATGGAAAGAACAATGAAATTCGTGTGGGAATAAAGGACTG GTGGACAAAGAGCAAGTATGCATACCTAAACCAACCAGCCATTGAGTCTACATACAAACCAAGGCGACGAGCATCCACTTATATACCAAACTTTCTCAATTATAAACCTGCTCCTTTATATCCTACATCACTTGGTGTCTTTTAG